The sequence CGACTGGTAGTCGCCCAGCGCCCACATCGCGCGGTGTCGGGCCTTCAGGGTGCGGTCCACCTGGGCCGCGTCGCTCGCCTCGGTCATGACAGCCGTCCTCCAGCGCTCGGGGCAGCCCCTTCTCCGAGCATAGGTACGTTTCACGGACCCGGCCCGTCGGCGGCCCCACGGGCCCGCGCCGGATCAGTCGCGGGACGCCAGGCGGCCGAAATCGCGGGCGAAACCCTCGCGGAAGCCGGGCCGCTCCAGCGCCCGCTCGAAGGCGCGCGCGGCCCGGGCGAGCGCGGCCTCGTTCTCCTGGGCGGTGGCGAGTTCGGCGAGGTACGCGCGCAGGCTCAGTCCGCGGTTCGCGGCGAGCACGGCGAGGCGGTCGTGCACATCGGTGTCGACCTCGACGGTGGTGGTGTCGGCCATGCTCCGAGTATGCGCGCCCGGTGACCGGCCGGGGGCCCGTTCGGGGCAGGCGTGCTGCCTGCGGGGACCGGGCCCCGGTGCGGTCGGCGCGGTTCGGGGGTCGGGGCTCAGGGACGGACGCGGCCGGAGAGCCAGGGCGTGAGCGAGAGGCCTCCCACGCTCTCCCGGTACGTCTCGTCGCCGGGCAGCGGGACGGTGAGCCAGTAGCCCGCCGGGAAGAACCGACCCTTCACGAAGGCCAGCCCGCTGTGGACGGACCTCAGGAACGCGGGGACGGAGTCCCGGGGAACGTCGTGGAACTCCACCCCGTCGACCGTGATCGTCGCGTCGTCCTCGGGGAAGAGCCGCACGCTGACGGCGGGGCTGCCGCCCAGCTCGACGAACGCCTCGTGGGGCAGGGATCCGTCGGGGTCGACGACGGTGAACAGGGCCGCCGAGGTCCGCCGCGAGGTCTGATCGGCGCCGATGTCGTGGGTGACGGTCATGGCCAGCCGGTACTCGGCCGCGACGGCACGAATCGCGGCGACGGCCGACTCGGTGGTCGGCAGGGAGGGATGCGTCATGATCCAGATCATGCCGCACGGCCTCCACGCACCAAGGCCGCCGGCCCGATGTCACGGGGCTCGACCCCGCGCCCGGTCGGTCTCCTCCGGCGCCGGTGTCACCGTTTCCCAGTCGGTGCCGTCGAAGTCGTAGCCCACGTAGTGGGACAACAACTCCAGCAACGACCGCAGATTGTGCTGCCGGATCCATCCGGCGACCTCTGCCATGGCTCCCCGGCCCCCCCCTCGATGCCCGGACGGACAGCCTGTCATGGGTCGTGCCCCGGCTCCGCGGTCGGTGGGGGAAGATCGACGTACGTGCAGGCCGCCGCTGCGGCTCGCCGCGGTTTCCGGTACCGGCGGAGGGGAGGTGAGGGTGTGGACATCGCGCCCTGGGTACATGTGGTTCCGGAGCAAGGGGCCGTGCCTGTGGACCTGTTGCTGTCCATGACCGGCACGACGTACGTGGTGCGCCTCGACGGACGGGAGATGGGGGACACCGACGCGGTCTTCCTGCAGTTCTACGACAGACTGAAGCTGCCGGACTACTTCGGGTGGAACTGGAACGCCCTCTGCGACTGTCTGCGCGATCTGCACTGGCTGCCCGCGGAGCACTACGTACTTGTCATCGAGGCCGCGGACGAGATCCTGCCGGGCGATCCCGCCGGACAACGGCTGCTGTTCGGGACCCTGGTGAGGGCAGGCCGGCGGTGGTCCCGCACCAGGCGGTCCGACGGCATCGATCTCAGCAGGCTCGTGATCGTCATGACCTGTGCGGCGGCATCGGTTCCGCACCTGCGGGAACACCTACGGGCCTGCTGGGACGCGGAGGGGGACGGCTGATCCTCGGCGTCCGAGTCAGACTCGACGCGGTGGTCATCCCGCCAGGGAGTTCTTCGGCGTGAGGACCGCGGCGATGCGGCCGGCGATGGTCTGTGCCGTGTTGGTCTCGGGGCCCTTGGGGCCGACCGTCGTGGACACCGCGATCGCCAGGTGCTCGCTCGGGAGGTAGGCCTGGATGGCCGCGTATCCCGCGAAGGACGGGTTCGACTGGATCCAGCCGTTCTGGACGATCACGCCGTAGCCGAAGTGTCGGGCCGGGAGCTGGCGGAAGCAGTCCTTGGGCGCGCAGCCCGGGGTGTTGCCGCCCAGGCCCACCGTGCCCGGGTCGAGCTGGACCTTGAAACTCTGCGGCGAGAGGAGTTCGCCCGTACCCACGACCTCGGCCGAGCGGGCCAGGTCGCAGATGTGGGTGTTCAGGACCGCGCCGGGAGCCGTGGTCCAGGAGGGATTCCAGTAGGTGGACTCCTCGTACTTGCCGCGCTCCGCGTCGAAGGAGTGCAGGACGGGCTCCTCGATCTGGGGGGTGAAGCTGTTGCGGGTGTTGTCCAGTGCGGCGGGCCCCGTGATCTGCCGCTTCATCACCTCGGCCAGCGGCATCCCGGAGATCTTCTCCAGGGCTTGCCCGAGGAGCACGAAGTTGGCGTGGGAGTAGCTCCAGCTCGTCCCGGGCTCGTACAGCAGGGGGTGGGCGGCGGAGATGCCCACGAGTTCGTCGGGGGTCCACTGGCGGAACGGGTCGGCGTACAGGGCGGCGAGGAACTTCGGGTCCGGTACGTAGTCGTGCAGGCCCGAGGTGGAGGCTCCGAGCATGCGCAGGGTGATCTCGTCGGCGTGCGGCGCGTCGGGGAGCCAGCGCGAGATCGGGTCGTCGAGGTCGGCCTTGCCGTCCTCCACGAGTTGCAGCATGGCGATGCCCATGTAGACGATGGCCACCGAACCGGCCCGGAAGTGCATGTCGGCGGTGGCCGGGACGCCGGTCATCGACTCGCCGAGAGCCACGGTGACGACCTCCCGCCCGTCGCGCGTGACCCGTAGCAGGACGGCGTTCAGGTCCAGCTCCTTCTGCGCCGCCTCGGCGATGTCCAGGATCTGCTTCGCCTCGCCGCCGGTGGGCTCGGGGGACGCGACGCACGACGCGGCCGGGGCGCCCGTCCCGTTCACCGCCCACGCGCCGCCGGCCGGCAGGACCGTGCCGAGCAGCGCGGTGGCGCACAGGAGCGCCGTCCGGGCCCGGCCCGGGTGCGCGGTCATGACTCCGGTCATGGCGATCTCCTGCCGTGAGGAGCCCCACGGGACAAGGCCCACCCTTCGATGGAACGCCCACCGTGCGAGATGGGCCAGTCGGCGCGAGGGACGTGGCCCGGAGACGCGGGCCAGGTCGTCTCTTTGGGATCTTGCCGGTCAAGCCCGCGTCGTCCGGTGCCGTGCATCGCAAGGCGGAGAGGCTCCCGATTACCGGACGTCCTCGGGTGCCTCGACAACGCGGCGAGGTGCGGTGGCGGGCGGCGCGGGTCAGGCAAGATCCGGAAGAGACGGCCTAGCCCGCCCAGCGGCCAGTCAGGAAGGTGATGGCGACGGTGGTGGACAGGGGCGCCACGACGTAGAGGTAGGCGGTCCGGATCCGGGGGCGCTTCAGGCTCCAGGAGGCCAGGCCGATCCACAGCGGCCACCACAGCAGGGTGGAGCGGGGTATGGACGTGTACCAGTACGAGGTGCCCAGGGCCCACAGGGTGAGGCCGATGTACAGGGCTTCGGGCCGGCGGCGGCCCCGGACCAGCAGCGCCAGGAGTACGACGCCGACCACCATGGCCAACAGCTCCGCCTGCCACATCAGCGCGTTCCCGGTGGGCTGGGTGTGGTGGAAGGCGGCGTCCCAGGTGTTCGCCCAGGCTTCCCACGGCGCGTGGAAGTCCCGGTACCAGCCGCGTTCCTGGGAGTGTTTCCAGGCCATCCAGTCCCCGGTCCGGGTCTGGAGGTACCAGCTGTAGAGGACCGGGGCGAGGGCGGGCAGGAGGAGCCACGGGGCCGAACGCCAGGCGGCGCGGCCGCGGGCCGTGAGGACGAAGTGGAGGGCGAGGGCGGCCGCGAGGAACAGACCGGTGACGCGAACCGAGCAGGCGAGGCAGGCCAGTACCGCGGCCGCGGGCCAGTTCTGGCGCTGGGCCGCCAACCATGCGGGGAGGGCCAGGGCCAGGAAGAGTGCCTCGGTGTAGCCGGCGGCGAGGAACACGGCGCACGGCGAGAGCAGCAGGAAGGCCACCGCGCGGCGGCCCGTTTCGAGGTCGGCCAGGTGATGGCGGGCGATCCGGGCGAGGGCCAGGACGGCGACGCCTCCGGAGAGGAAGGAGATCAGCGCGCCGGCCGTGGCCCAGTCGGGGACCACGGTGTGGACGGCGCGCAGGACGAGGGGGAGGCCGGGCAGGAAGGCTTCGCGATTGTCCCAGCCGGCCGTCCAGGGTCCGGCCTGGCCGGGGAAGTATCCGTCCTGGGCTATGTGGAGGTAGAACCACCAGTCCCATTGCTGCCAGGGCGAGAGCAACGAGGCCGGCTCACGGGCCTGACCGTCGGCGGGGAACAGCCAGCCGACGGCGCCCGCGGTGGCCCAGATGCCGATCCGGGTCAGCAGGTACAGCCACAGCACCTCGCGCTCGCCCGGACCGAGGCGCAGGAACCCCGGGAGGGAGCGGCGGGGGCGGCGGGGGAGGCGACCGGTCTCGCGCACGGGCGGCCAGGTGGTGGGCGGTTCGGGAAGCTCGACCGATCGCCGCTGGGGTGATGAAACGGACATATCGATATCTCCTGGCCGTCTGAGGGTGTGCGGAGTCACCGGCCCTGGTTCGGGCCGGTGTCCACGGGCGATGGGCTGCGGGGAGAGGGAGCGCGGGAGGGAGGGAGAGAGGGGTTACCGGTGCGACTGCGGGGGAGTCGGGGACATGCTCCGGGTCGCGGTGCCGGTGGGATCGGCCGGCGGCGCCGTCGTGTTGCCCGGCGGCATCATGCTGCCGAGCGGCGGGGGCGGCGTGGTGTTGCGCGGCGGCAGCGCCGAGTTGAGCGTCGGCGTCGTGGAGTGGGCCGGCGGGGGCGGTGCCGAGGTCGGGGACGGGGCCACGGGAGAAGGAGTGGTCGCCGGCAGGTTCGGCCCCGGGTCCTGCGGAAGGAACGCGGACAGCGCCGCACCGGATCCGGCGAGGACCAGCAGGCAGGCGGCGGCGATACCGACGATGCGGTGCCGGCGGTGCCGTTCACCGCGCCGTTCGATGACGCCGACGGGCGGGGTCGTGCTCGCGGCCTGTCCGGCGGAGGCCGCCTCCCGGAACAGGGACCGCAGCGGGTCGTGGGAGTCAGGCATCGGGAGCCTCCTCAATGCGGGGGTCCTGCAGATGGCGGGAGAGCGTGACCCGACCCCGGGACAGGTGGGTCTTGACCGTGCTCGTGGACAGCGAGGTCTCGGCGGCGATCTGCTCGACCGTCAGATCGCACACGTAGTGCAGCGCCATGGTCCGGCGCTGCTTCAAGGGCAGTTGCCGCAGTGCCTCGACGAGGGCCACCGCCTCCGGCCCGGGCCCCTCCACGTGCCCGGCCGGAGCGGTCCGCTGCCAGGCGTCGGCGGTACGCCGACGCCCGCGCCAGCGGCTGACGGCGAGCCGCCACGCGACCGTACGGATCCACGCCTCGGGCCGGCCGTCGCGGTCCAGCTGGCGCCGGCGGCCCCATCCCCTGACGAAGGCCTCCTGCACCACGTCCTGCGCCTCGTGGTGGTCACCGAGCATCACGTAGAGCTGTCCTGTGAGCCGTCCTGCCGCTTGCGCGTAGAACTCCTCGAACTCCTCGATGGTCAAAAAATCGCTCCTGAATCCATGTGTCCCTCTCACCGGGCATACGCCCCCCGCACCCCATCCGGTCGACACCGGACGACAGATCGTCGTGTGAGTGCCGTCACATGGTGGGTGGGGTACTCATCGTCGCGGCGGCCACGGCGAGGCGGGGTGGCGGCGCCGCCGGTCCACCGGGTGACGTGGACGCGGGGCCGCGGTGTCCCCCGATCCGGACGGACGCACCACGCCGGCGGGTCGCGCCGAGCCGCTCGAGGGAACGGGCCCGGCACAGCAGAAGGGCCCGGATCCATGAGGATCCGGGCCCTTCCGTGCAGTAGCGGGGACAGGATTTGAACCTGCGACCTCTGGGTTATGAGCCCAGCGAGCTACCGAGCTGCTCCACCCCGCGTCGGTAGACCTCACAGTACGGCATCCCGAGGGCGGTACTCGACGCATTTACGTCCGGTCGCGCCCGGAGTGTGGGCGAAAGGGCTGAATCTCGCCCCGAAGGCGAGATCATTCCCCCTGGTGACAGTGCGTGCAGGCGTGTACCTTCACGGGTAGCTGTCGTGGTTCCAAGTGCCTTGCCCGTGCCTCTCGGTGTGGGCAGTTTTGCTGTGTTGTGCCGTAGGACCAGGGCGATCACCTCCGTCTTCCACGCCGTGTGGAAGACGTACGTCAACGGGAAGGCATGAACATGGCTACGGGAACTGTGAAGTGGTTCAACTCGGAAAAGGGCTTCGGCTTCATCGCCCAGGACGGCGGCGGCCCGGACGTCTTCGCCCACTACTCGGCGATCAACGCCTCTGGCTACCGTGAGCTCCAGGAGGGTCAGGCCGTGACCTTCGACATCACGCAGGGCCAGAAGGGCCCGCAGGCGGAGAACATCACCCCCGCCTGATCCCGGACGACGGCCCGGCCTGACGGCCGGGCTCCGGAGAACCGTTTCCCCGTCCCGTCCGTTCGCTGAACGGGCCGCTGGGAAAGTACAGGGCCGTGCGGCATCGCCGCACGGCCCTGATCCGTCTCCCGGTCTCCGTGCGGTGCCCGCGTGGAGTGCAGCGCGAGCACGGCTGGGCATCGGACGGCCCGCCGGCCGGCCGGCGGACGGGATCAGGTCGGCCGTGACACGGGCGCGGGGGTCCTGACGCGCCGCAGCCCCCGGACCCGGATCGCGGCCCCGATCACGGCGAGCGCGACGGTCGCGAGCCCCGATGCGGCCAGCACCTGCCGCGGCCCGAGGAGCGCGATCAACGGGCCGCCGAGCGCGGTGCCCACCGGCCCGGCGGTCAGCAGGGCGGCGCTGCGGGCGGCGAGGACCGTGGTGAGCGAGGCGGCCGGGGTGCGTTCCTGGAAGAGGGTGTAGGACAACGCCGTGAACGGACCGTAGATCAGGCCGCCGAGGGTGAAGCAGGCCAGGGTGACGGCCGCGGGCGCGCCGAGACCGAACGGTACGAGCGCCAGCCCCCACCCCGCGACGATCCCCAGGGTGACCGGCCAGAGCGGGAACCGCCGCAGGGCACCGGCCGCCAGGCCGCCCAGCACCGCTCCCGCTCCGAACAGCGTCCAGTACAGCCCGAGCAGGCCCGCCCCGGCGTGCAGGTCGTCGGTGACGTGCAACGGGAGCGCCACCTCCGCCGGCCCGTAGAGGAAGTTGAAGAACCAGGTCAGGGCCAGCACACCGAGGAGTTCGGGCTGCTTGCGCAGCAGGCGTAGACCGGCTGCCGACCGGTCGGCGTCGACCGGCGTCGTCGTCGCCGACTCCCCGTCCCGCTCGCCCTTCGCGCCCCTCCCGTCCTGCCCGGCCGCCGCGCCGCGCAGCCGCCCGACCTGGGCGGCGAGCACGGCGAAGGACAACGCGTCGAGGCCGATGAGCCACGCCGGACCGACCACCACCGCCAGGAATCCGGCCAGGGCGGGGCCGACCACGATGGAGGCCGAGACACTGGAACTGACCAGCGCGTTGGCGGCCAGCCGCTGGTCGGGCGGAAGGATCTGCGCGAGCAGGGAGTACCTGCCCGCGTTGCCCCAGGCGTGCAGGACGGACGAGCCCGCGAGCAGGGCCACGTACAGCACCGGGTGCAGCACTCCCGCGGCCCAGGCCAGCGGCACACAGCCGAGGAGCACCGCCCGGATCCGGCTGTCGGCCGCCAGCAGCCGCGCGGCGGGAAGCCGGCGCAGCCACCGCCCGAAGAGGAGGGCTCCGGCGGCCCCCGGAAGCGCGTACGCGGCGAGCGCGGCGCCCAGGAGCATCCCGGACTGCCCGGGGGGAGCGATCTCGATGGCCAGCCATGCCACGGCGACGATGCTCATCCCGTCACCGAGGTCGGAAGCCGCCAGCGCGGGCAGCAGCCGTCGGAAGTCGGCATGGGCGAACAGCGGCCGATAGGCCTGGGGGAGGAGGCGAGTTGTCCGTACGCGAGTCACCAGGTCAGACTCATGGTTCAAGCGCACTTGAAGTCAAGGGGGAGTGACGGGTGCGACAGATCGGGATCGGTGAGCTCGCTCGGCAGGTGGGGATGAATCCCTCGGGCCTGCGCTACTACGAGAGCGTCGGCCTGCTGCCGCCCGCCGAACGGGCCGCCGGCCGGCGCGTCTACCCGGCCGGCACCGTGCGGCGGATCGCACTGATCAAGATGGCCCAGCGGGCCGGCTTCACCCTGGCCGAGATCCGCGGCCTGCTCGACGGCGACGCCGAGCGCG comes from Streptomyces virginiae and encodes:
- a CDS encoding barstar family protein, whose amino-acid sequence is MDLLLSMTGTTYVVRLDGREMGDTDAVFLQFYDRLKLPDYFGWNWNALCDCLRDLHWLPAEHYVLVIEAADEILPGDPAGQRLLFGTLVRAGRRWSRTRRSDGIDLSRLVIVMTCAAASVPHLREHLRACWDAEGDG
- a CDS encoding cold-shock protein — its product is MATGTVKWFNSEKGFGFIAQDGGGPDVFAHYSAINASGYRELQEGQAVTFDITQGQKGPQAENITPA
- a CDS encoding mannosyltransferase family protein, with product MSVSSPQRRSVELPEPPTTWPPVRETGRLPRRPRRSLPGFLRLGPGEREVLWLYLLTRIGIWATAGAVGWLFPADGQAREPASLLSPWQQWDWWFYLHIAQDGYFPGQAGPWTAGWDNREAFLPGLPLVLRAVHTVVPDWATAGALISFLSGGVAVLALARIARHHLADLETGRRAVAFLLLSPCAVFLAAGYTEALFLALALPAWLAAQRQNWPAAAVLACLACSVRVTGLFLAAALALHFVLTARGRAAWRSAPWLLLPALAPVLYSWYLQTRTGDWMAWKHSQERGWYRDFHAPWEAWANTWDAAFHHTQPTGNALMWQAELLAMVVGVVLLALLVRGRRRPEALYIGLTLWALGTSYWYTSIPRSTLLWWPLWIGLASWSLKRPRIRTAYLYVVAPLSTTVAITFLTGRWAG
- a CDS encoding serine hydrolase domain-containing protein, translating into MTGVMTAHPGRARTALLCATALLGTVLPAGGAWAVNGTGAPAASCVASPEPTGGEAKQILDIAEAAQKELDLNAVLLRVTRDGREVVTVALGESMTGVPATADMHFRAGSVAIVYMGIAMLQLVEDGKADLDDPISRWLPDAPHADEITLRMLGASTSGLHDYVPDPKFLAALYADPFRQWTPDELVGISAAHPLLYEPGTSWSYSHANFVLLGQALEKISGMPLAEVMKRQITGPAALDNTRNSFTPQIEEPVLHSFDAERGKYEESTYWNPSWTTAPGAVLNTHICDLARSAEVVGTGELLSPQSFKVQLDPGTVGLGGNTPGCAPKDCFRQLPARHFGYGVIVQNGWIQSNPSFAGYAAIQAYLPSEHLAIAVSTTVGPKGPETNTAQTIAGRIAAVLTPKNSLAG
- a CDS encoding SigE family RNA polymerase sigma factor yields the protein MTIEEFEEFYAQAAGRLTGQLYVMLGDHHEAQDVVQEAFVRGWGRRRQLDRDGRPEAWIRTVAWRLAVSRWRGRRRTADAWQRTAPAGHVEGPGPEAVALVEALRQLPLKQRRTMALHYVCDLTVEQIAAETSLSTSTVKTHLSRGRVTLSRHLQDPRIEEAPDA
- a CDS encoding MFS transporter; the encoded protein is MTRVRTTRLLPQAYRPLFAHADFRRLLPALAASDLGDGMSIVAVAWLAIEIAPPGQSGMLLGAALAAYALPGAAGALLFGRWLRRLPAARLLAADSRIRAVLLGCVPLAWAAGVLHPVLYVALLAGSSVLHAWGNAGRYSLLAQILPPDQRLAANALVSSSVSASIVVGPALAGFLAVVVGPAWLIGLDALSFAVLAAQVGRLRGAAAGQDGRGAKGERDGESATTTPVDADRSAAGLRLLRKQPELLGVLALTWFFNFLYGPAEVALPLHVTDDLHAGAGLLGLYWTLFGAGAVLGGLAAGALRRFPLWPVTLGIVAGWGLALVPFGLGAPAAVTLACFTLGGLIYGPFTALSYTLFQERTPAASLTTVLAARSAALLTAGPVGTALGGPLIALLGPRQVLAASGLATVALAVIGAAIRVRGLRRVRTPAPVSRPT
- a CDS encoding MerR family transcriptional regulator — its product is MRQIGIGELARQVGMNPSGLRYYESVGLLPPAERAAGRRVYPAGTVRRIALIKMAQRAGFTLAEIRGLLDGDAERGATRQWRALAESKLPELDRFIEQTQILRNAVADCLACGCMNFEKCALLSADGPGA